The following coding sequences are from one Streptomyces sp. NBC_00536 window:
- a CDS encoding L,D-transpeptidase family protein, which translates to MAASRHRFRGPLVAAAFTWLLVLCPVAPASAAPAACTADTGPYQWEMEQYLRLPADGRQSTADCEAIRAFQQRQRLVPADGGADLATYRTTLVVEERRHPNREGKCPARARNVVCVDLTRQLLWVQYDGRAVYEAVPVRTGRWGQQTRDGWHEITDRVIDETSELYDDAPMPYAQYFSGGQALHGVYGDLFNGGGSAGCINLRLADAERLWNTTGIGDPVVVWGRKPAT; encoded by the coding sequence ATGGCCGCATCACGGCACCGGTTCCGGGGCCCGCTCGTAGCGGCCGCCTTCACCTGGCTGCTGGTGCTGTGCCCGGTCGCCCCGGCGTCCGCCGCCCCCGCCGCCTGCACCGCCGACACCGGCCCCTACCAGTGGGAAATGGAGCAGTACCTCCGGCTCCCCGCCGACGGCCGCCAGAGCACGGCCGACTGCGAGGCCATCCGCGCCTTCCAGCAGCGCCAGCGCCTCGTGCCCGCCGACGGCGGTGCCGACCTGGCGACGTACCGCACCACCCTGGTCGTCGAGGAGCGCCGCCACCCCAACCGGGAGGGGAAGTGCCCGGCGCGCGCCCGCAACGTGGTGTGCGTGGACCTCACCCGGCAGCTGCTGTGGGTGCAGTACGACGGCAGAGCCGTCTACGAGGCCGTCCCGGTCCGCACCGGCAGATGGGGCCAGCAGACCCGCGACGGATGGCACGAGATCACCGACCGCGTCATCGACGAGACCTCGGAGCTGTACGACGACGCCCCCATGCCGTACGCCCAGTACTTCTCCGGCGGCCAGGCCCTGCACGGCGTGTACGGCGACCTCTTCAACGGAGGGGGCTCGGCGGGCTGCATCAACCTCCGACTGGCCGACGCCGAGAGGCTGTGGAACACCACGGGCATCGG